One part of the Xiphophorus maculatus strain JP 163 A chromosome 1, X_maculatus-5.0-male, whole genome shotgun sequence genome encodes these proteins:
- the mul1 gene encoding mitochondrial ubiquitin ligase activator of NFKB 1, translating into MESNGKPSVAEMVVLATSSALTAVFYSIYRSRAKTATRLKEAKKVSIDQNLKAILSETPGRCVPYAVIEGLVRSVKDTLNSQFVDDCKGVIERLTLKEEKMVWNRTTHLWNSTEKVIHQRTNTVPFVLGSYDENISTAVRVVRPLDAAELDLETTYENFHPTSQSLFNFISQFISGEQPKGIHEMEEMLRVGDSVTGVGELVLDNDLIKLQPPKQGFCYFLTRQNYEFLLRKQVNAGRVWRILSFVFGLAACSTLLYILWKWYVHYRGSRKRRRDMEEFKEQQKRLMRELQIQESSVRATSCVVCLSRERSFVFLECGHVCACAPCYKALPEPKKCPICRVTIDRVVPLYNS; encoded by the exons ATGGAGTCGAATGGAAAACCTTCAGTGGCGGAGATGGTGGTTTTAGCCACCAGCTCTGCACTGACTGCCGTGTTTTATTCCATTTACAGAAGCAGAGCTAAAACTGCTACCCGTTTAAAG GAAGCTAAAAAAGTCTCCATTGATCAGAATTTAAAAGCCATCCTGTCTGAAACCCCTGGGAGATGCGTCCCTTATGCCGTCATAGAAG GTTTGGTGAGATCAGTGAAGGACACTCTGAACAGCCAGTTTGTTGACGACTGCAAAGGAGTCATCGAGAGGCTGACACTGAAAGAGGAGAAGATGGTGTGGAATCGCACCACTCACTTATG GAATAGCACAGAGAAAGTCATCCACCAGCGCACCAACACCGTCCCGTTCGTGCTCGGGTCTTACGACGAAAACATCTCCACCGCTGTGCGGGTCGTGCGCCCCTTAGACGCGGCAGAGCTGGACCTGGAGACCACCTACGAGAACTTTCACCCCACAAGCCAGTCCCTGTTCAACTTCATCAGCCAATTCATCAGCGGAGAGCAGCCCAAAGGTATCCACGAAATGGAAGAAATGCTGCGCGTGGGCGACAGCGTGACGGGCGTGGGCGAGCTGGTCCTGGACAACGACCTGATTAAGCTGCAGCCGCCCAAGCAGGGCTTTTGTTACTTCCTCACCCGGCAGAACTACGAGTTCCTGCTGAGGAAACAGGTGAACGCCGGGAGGGTGTGGAGGATCCTGTCCTTTGTGTTCGGGCTCGCCGCCTGTTCCACGCTCCTCTACATTCTGTGGAAGTGGTACGTTCACTACCGGGGGAGTAGGAAGCGGCGGCGCGACATGGAGGAGTTCAAGGAGCAGCAGAAGAGGCTCATGCGTGAGCTCCAGATACAGGAGAGCAGCGTCCGTGCCACCAGCTGCGTTGTGTGTCTGAGCCGGGAACGCTCTTTCGTGTTTTTGGAGTGCGGTCACGTGTGTGCCTGCGCCCCCTGCTATAAGGCACTGCCAGAGCCAAAGAAATGCCCCATCTGCAGGGTGACTATCGACAGAGTGGTGCCTCTTTACAACAGCTAA
- the fam43b gene encoding protein FAM43B, protein MLPWRRNKFVLVEDDAKTKPKSLGTGLTYHSILSSLLRSCPDLLPDCPFDWMGSIFHTKRQKVELNKEEPVYNVRYLGSVVTITAKGDGCTQEAVAKIWARSNYGEQSVKMRLMVGSQGIRMSADKSGKKKPIHLYSLNRITYCAADPCRPKILAWIYRHQVKNMAVVLRCHAVLVSKSEKAQAIALSLYQNATSAFSEFKRLKRQSDFRHRQQQLLGEEAVPLMPIRRLLNGQCHYRPPAENPGTTTRLCSITEEEEEEEQDSRNKNNKGKEAKEKQKVLTTNTDPTQLLSELDIGDIARLEQCQINFVSDSNNNTFTFMTSLV, encoded by the coding sequence ATGTTACCCTGGAGAAggaataagtttgttttggtgGAGGATGATGCCAAGACTAAGCCCAAGAGTCTGGGAACAGGGCTGACCTATCACTCcatcctctcctctctgctgcgCTCATGTCCAGACTTGCTCCCTGACTGCCCCTTTGACTGGATGGGCAGCATCTTTCACACCAAACGGCAGAAGGTGGAACTCAACAAAGAGGAGCCCGTTTACAACGTGCGTTACCTTGGGAGTGTGGTTACCATCACGGCAAAGGGAGACGGCTGCACTCAGGAGGCGGTGGCCAAGATCTGGGCAAGGAGCAACTACGGGGAGCAGAGTGTCAAGATGAGGTTGATGGTGGGGTCACAGGGCATAAGAATGAGTGCTGACAAATCTGGGAAGAAGAAACCCATCCATCTGTACTCTCTGAACAGAATCACCTACTGCGCAGCCGACCCATGCCGGCCCAAAATCCTGGCTTGGATCTACAGGCACCAGGTGAAAAACATGGCAGTGGTGCTCCGGTGTCACGCCGTGCTGGTCAGCAAGTCAGAGAAAGCCCAAGCTATCGCCCTCAGCCTCTACCAGAACGCCACCTCGGCTTTCAGCGAGTTCAAGCGGCTGAAGCGTCAGAGCGATTTCCGGCAccgccagcagcagctgctgggcGAGGAAGCGGTGCCCCTGATGCCAATTAGGAGGCTGCTGAATGGGCAGTGCCACTACAGACCGCCTGCTGAAAACCCGGGCACCACCACCCGCCTCTGCTCCAtcacagaggaggaagaagaggaggaacaggacagtagaaataaaaacaacaaagggaAAGAGGCGAAGGAGAAGCAGAAGGTCCTGACAACAAACACAGACCCGACTCAGTTACTATCAGAGCTGGACATTGGGGACATCGCCCGACTGGAGCAGTGCCAAATCAACTTTGTCAGCGACAGCAACAACAATACGTTTACATTCATGACCTCTCTTGTGTGA